From Neospora caninum Liverpool complete genome, chromosome VIII, a single genomic window includes:
- a CDS encoding putative tola protein., with the protein MPSRAQGSGADADSKDAWQKPKGPPPLPFPLPAGDAPAPEPSPLPGDGGRRGQNTLLDPGLEEAPRRTKTSSAIRKLPSEGARLGAKADSPSPPSMASQPAGKAPGIKAPKGSPGAKAASALSGGKLQVIGETEVSMGAQEDSPTGEPAAAGPAAGRPAQQAEAAGQMATKSSVKQTPRGPALLPKAAKKAPPGASEVHTPASAASDAAKARIAAAAMAELGPVSTERSKVSNRSVTSSSTGRTANAAEKAAMRSEMRAAGKKASVFNFGKEEGEQLEVMLQLAEKAVAGAKKSREKVGTDGKRGKADRERLKHLEEYKDKLEKQLEETQRTAEAEKNELRKEIAARENSLNVQSAARLREIQKRISDMEAYYRNKLDVQAEEKREANQARERLEREIASLREQHRRDLAETSRARERDAAKSEHKLQSMTETIQSLTTSVAQLQEISDVSRSALQAMEERNKLAAAKIEIMSKKEAEREKEMRKLMPTREAKRLAFRALQKGRAVEMIFHVIEHASNTVLDKAWALAKMSEVVGGSSSNLLFTRGRDPIEERLLQFRKEQMFLMTENERLMSEVSRLQEIVAQNKGISLAVGAQEQSRLLEQIVGEPNCRVPATRWLFSVVQTVVKRRLLLGFTALKDVVAEDKRDDTVRSLQDRFNEMRLAAYNDMMKKIAMTRMLCVIKNLWTKTAFRSFSALMMNAAARLARIHDRSQFLQQNPGGALAVDSSSFRVASGEMQRVAVFQGPKAASGQFLPPATFKDESFLPTNAPVAVQPYYYGHLPSVQRKRAQNMFVPIREAPPVPVGYLGQAGYMDEQLTVGVPVSDVRSSQAPPFPTPMGTRLNAVSKNIPPDPYSSGTAREKIDETAGTFRMRTAQQGLQKRLWVRPDAAGSAGGVDGVDGVGKPVD; encoded by the exons ATGCCCTCGCGTGCGCAGGGATCGGGCGCGGACGCAGACTCAAAGGATGCCTGGCAAAAACCCAAGgggccgccgccgctgccaTTCCCTCTCCCGGCCGGAGACGCACCCGCTCCAGAGCCTTCCCCGTTGCCGGGCGATGGCGGCCGTCGAGGCCAGAACACACTGCTCGACCCTGGCCTCGAGGAGGCGCCTCGGAGAACGAAAACTTCCTCCGCGATCCGGAAACTCCCCAGCGAAGGTGCACGCCTCGGCGCTAAGGCAGACAGTCCGTCCCCGCCGTCGATGGCAAGCCAGCCGGCCGGCAAAGCTCCAGGCATCAAAGCTCCGAAGGGAAGCCCAGGAGCAAAGGCTGCGAGTGCCTTGTCAGGGGGCAAGCTCCAGGTGATTGGCGAAACAGAGGTTTCGATGGGCGCGCAAGAGGACAGCCCAACTGGCGAACCTGCAGCGGCGGGACCCGCGGCCGGCCGGCCTGCGCAGCAGGCGGAGGCTGCGGGCCAAATGGCGACGAAATCGTCGGTCAAACAAACGCCTCGTGGACCGGCGCTGCTTCCCAAGGCAGCGAAAAAAGCTCCACCAGGAGCGTCGGAAGTCCATACACCCGCGTcagcggcgagcgacgcagcgaAGGCACGCATTGCTGCGGCCGCCATGGCGGAGCTCGGCCCCGTCTCGACGGAGAGGTCAAAAGTTAGCAATCGCTCGGTAACTTCGAGCTCTACAGGCCGCACGGCGAACGCagccgagaaggcagcgaTGCGGAGTGAAATGCGCGCCGCAGGGAAAAAGGCTTCCGTATTCAACTTCGGCAAGGAGGAGGGTGAACAGTTGGAGGTGATGCTTCAACTTGCTGAAAAGGCTGTTGCGggcgcgaaaaagagccGCGAGAAGGTGGGCACGGatgggaagagagggaaggctgACCGGGAACGTCTGAAACACCTGGAAGAGTACAAAGACAAACTGGAGAAGCAGTTGGAGGAGACACAACGGACTGCCGAGGCCGAAAAGAACGAACTGCGAAAAGAAATCGCTGCACGGGAAAACTCGTTGAATGTGCAGAGCGCTGCTCGACTTCGTGAGATTCAGAAGCGAATCAGCGACATGGAGGCCTATTACCGAAACAAGCTAGACGTccaggcggaagagaaacgcgaagcgaatcaggcacgcgagagactggAACGGGAGATCGCCTCCCTTCGAGAGCAGCACAGACGAGATCTCGCCGAGACCAgtcgcgcgagagaacgggacgCCGCGAAAAGTGAACACAAACTTCAGTCCATGACGGAGACGATTCAGTCGTTGACCACCTCCGTGGCTCAGCTCCAGGAAATCAGCGATGTGTCGCGATCGGCGCTGCAGGCCAtggaggaaaggaacaagTTGGCGGCGGCGAAAATAGAGATCATGAGTAAAAAGGAGGCTgaacgcgaaaaggaaatgcGCAAGCTCATGCCCACTCGGGAAGCTaagcgtctcgcctttcgaGCCTTACAAAAGGGACGGGCTGTGGAAATGATTTTTCATGTCATTGAGCACGCAAGCAACACTGTGCTGGATAAGGCGTGGGCCCTTGCGAAGATGAGCGAAGTCGTTGGCGGAAGCTCTTCGAATCTGCTCTTCACCAGAGGTCGAGACCCCATCGAGGAACGTCTCCTGCAATTCAGGAAGGAGCAGATGTTCCTCATGACGGAAAATGAGAGGCTGATGAGCGAG GTTTCGCGCCTGCAAGAGATCGTGGCACAAAACAAGGGCATTTCCCTG GCAGTAGGAGCGCAAGAACAATCCAGATTGCTAGAGCAAATCGTCGGCGAACCAAACTGTCGGGTCCCCGCGACGCGCTGGCTCTTTTCCGTCGTCCAGACGGTGGTCAAAAGGCGGCTTCTCCTAGGCTTCACAGC GCTCAAGGACGTCGTGGCCGAAGACAAACGAGACGACACAGTCCGCTCGCTGCAAGATCGATTCAACGAAATGCGACTCGCTGCCTACAACGACATGATGAAGAAGATAGCGATGACGAGGATGCTGTGTGTTATCAA GAATCTTTGGACCAAAACGGCCTTCcggtccttctctgccttaATGATGAATGCAGCGGCCAGACTAG CGAGAATACACGATCGGAGCCAATTTCTGCAACAGAACCCAGGAGGAGCTCTTGCCGTCGACagctcttcttttcgagtGGCCTCAGGAGAGATGCAAAGGGTTGCCGTGTTCCAAGGGCCGAAGGCTGCCTCAGGCCAGTTTTTACCACCAGCTACGTTCAAGGACGAGTCGTTTCTCCCGACGAACGCGCCTGTTGCAGTACAGCCGTACTATTACGGCCACCTCCCATCcgtgcagagaaagagagcgcaAAACATGTTTGTTCCCATACGGGAGGCGCCTCCCGTCCCGGTGGGATATCTTGGTCAGGCAGGGTACATGGATGAGCAGCTGACGGTGGGTGTGCCCGTCAGTGACGTCAGGAGCTCGCAGGCCCCGCCGTTCCCTACCCCGATGGGCACACGCCTGAACGCGGTATCCAAAAACATCCCTCCGGACCCGTATTCTTCTGGGACCGCCCGTGAGAAAATCGACGAGACCGCAGGGACGTTCAGGATGCGGACTGCGCAACAGGGTCTCCAGAAAAGATTGTGGGTCCGCCCAGACGCAGCTGGGAGTGCTGGTGGGGTTGATGGGGTTGACGGAGTCGGGAAACCCGTCGACTGA
- a CDS encoding putative serine-threonine phosophatase 2C, which produces MEVPPTIHVPLPPTSYPAFDAAIFTDIGGRKHQEDRFTLCPQLVPGREDCAFFGVFDGTVGDFASENVKDLVVPQLISSPAWQQVTELLQSGLPAAEVDEKLPQLLDQAVDYMYKNADNELVKMCEQLNKDYASSTSVTAVLAKGFVAVGHLGDSRIAMGVETPNGLNCEFLTVDHKPDMPQEKLRIMRNGGSVEYLHNHNNKPFIRGGDFSFRKSRGEQPMQLQYSRAFGGKDLKMYGLSNQPDVRVVRITPQHRVMILATDGLWDVMSAAQAVEIAMQARQEGRNPAQALVEMTLAEQQGRNQSADNITAMTVFFKKTE; this is translated from the exons ATGGAGGTACCCCCCACCATCCAtgtccctcttcctccaaCTTCGTATCCCGCTTTCGATGCTGCAATCTTCACAGATATCG GTGGACGCAAGCACCAAGAAGACAGATTCACTCTGTGTCCACAGCTCGTTCCAGGACGAGAGGACtgtgccttcttcggcgttTTCGATGGCACTGTCG gGGACTTCGCGAGCGAAAATGTCAAAGATCTTGTTGTTCCACAGTTGATTTCCTCGCCCGCGTGGCAGCAGGTCACCGAGCTGCTTCAGTCAGGCCTCCCCGCGGCTGAGGTGGACGAGAAGCTGCCTCAGCTGCTTGATCAGGCAGTCGACTACATGTACAAGAACGCTGACAACGAACTCGTGAAGATGTGTGAGCAGCTGAACAAAGACTACGCGAGCAGCACTTCCGTCACAGCAGTTTTGGCCAAAGGCTTCGTAGCTGTCGGCCATCTG ggcGACAGTCGCATCGCCATGGGAGTCGAGACGCCGAACGGATTGAACTGCGAGTTCTTGACTGTCGATCACAAACCGGATATGCCGCAGGAGAAACTGCGAATCATG CGCAATGGAGGAAGCGTTGAGTATCTCCACAACCACAACAACAAACCCTTCATTCGGGGCGGCGACTTCTCGTTCCGGAAGTCGCGCGGAGAACAGCCGATGCAGCTTCAATACTCGCGAGCTTTCGGC GGAAAAGACCTGAAGATGTACGGTTTGAGCAACCAACCGGATGTGCGCGTTGTCCGTATCACACCTCAACACCGCGTGATGATTCTTGCGACTGACGGCTTGTGGGACGTCATGTCAGCGGCACAAGCTGTCGAGATTGCTATGCAAGCACGCCAGGAAg GGAGGAACCCAGCGCAGGCGCTGGTGGAGATGACCCTCGCGGAGCAGCAGGGCCGAAACCAAAGCGCGGACAACATTACTGCAATGACAGTGTTCTTCAAGAAGACTGAGTAG